In Manis pentadactyla isolate mManPen7 chromosome 11, mManPen7.hap1, whole genome shotgun sequence, one DNA window encodes the following:
- the RIPK3 gene encoding receptor-interacting serine/threonine-protein kinase 3 isoform X2 encodes MSGEKLWPSGASASLVSIEELENPKFVGEGGFGAVFRAQHRTWGHDVAVKIVSTEAISREVKAMAGLRSQHVLVLMGVVEKLEWEYLSGPALVTEFMENGSLEGLLQPGCPRPWPFLCRLLRELVLGMCYLHSQNPVLLHRDLKPSNVLLDSDLHAKLADFGLSTFQGGSQSVVGSGESGGTPAYLAPELLANVNQKASMASDVYSFGILMWSVLAGRGAKIVAQTSLAQEAVCERQTRPPLTELPQPGPETPALEGLIELMQLCWSHEPKDRPSFQECRLNTNEAFHLVKEEADAAVTLVKNFLSEHRGTNRTLSALEPSPGGIETDSSTATTESHDSMVSGMNNLNLKELPNSVPEKCANLPERIRAHREKVKQAQKAGTPSESTLQLPQTPEISPFRNQKAGPTSAWFPGPGPQRNQGTERCGTTRPPRALGPNPMPASADPVLKRQPEEQGQKPSLTQALAGLETGPPSLIIHDSQGVQIGNSNYLVIQGLTPWGMDWNQQHHAPQ; translated from the exons ATGTCTGGCGAAAAGTTATG GCCCAGCGGTGCCTCAGCCTCCCTGGTGTCCATCGAGGAATTGGAGAACCCGAAGTTCGTCGGCGAAGGCGGGTTCGGTGCAGTGTTCCGAGCGCAACACAGGACCTGGGGTCACGACGTGGCGGTCAAGATCGTGAGCAC GGAAGCGATATCCAGGGAGGTGAAGGCCATGGCAGGTTTGCGTAGCCAGCACGTGCTGGTCCTGATGGGGGTCGTGGAGAAGCTGGAGTGGGAATACCTGTCGGGGCCGGCTCTGGTGACTGAATTCATGGAAAACGGTTCCCTGGAGGGGCTGCTGCAGCCCGGGTGCCCTCGGCCCTGGCCATTCCTCTGCCGCCTGCTGCGGGAGTTGGTGCTGGGAATGTGTTACCTACACAGCCAGAACCCTGTACTTCTGCACCGGGACCTCAAGCCCTCCAACGTCCTGCTGGATTCAGACCTGCACGCCAAG ctggcagATTTTGGCTTGTCCACGTTTCAGGGGGGCTCACAGTCCGTGGTAGGATCTGGGGAGTCAGGAGGCACTCCAGCCTACTTGGCCCCAGAACTTCTGGCTAATGTAAACCAGAAGGCCTCCATGGCCAGTGATGTCTATAG CTTCGGGATCCTAATGTGGTCAGTGCTAGCTGGAAGAGGAGCTAAGA TAGTGGCCCAGACATCACTGGCGCAGGAAGCAGTGTGTGAGAGGCAGACCCGGCCCCCACTGACTGAGCTGCCCCAGCCTGGGCCTGAGACTCCTGCTTTGGAAGGACTAATTGAGTTAATGCAGCTCTGCTGGAGCCATGAGCCCAAGGACAGGCCCTCCTTCCAAG AGTGCCGACTAAACACCAACGAAGCCTTCCATCTGGTAAAGGAGGAGGCAGATGCTGCAGTCACCTTG GTAAAGAACTTCCTGTCTGAGCACAGAGGCACCAACAGGACATTATCTGCCCTAGAGCCCAGCCCAGGAGGGATAGAAACAGATAGTTCCACTGCAACCACAGAAAGCCATGATTCCATGGTCTCTGGGATGAACAACCTAAATCTGAAAGAACTCCCCAACTCTGTTCCTGAAAAATGTGCAAACCTTCCTGAGAGGATCAGAGCACACAGAGAGAAGGTAAAGCAGGCCCAGAAAGCAGGGACACCTTCAGAATCAACACTccaacttccccaaactccaGAGATCTCACCTTTCAGAAACCAGAAGGCTGGCCCCACCTCAGCTTGGTTCCCAGGTCCTGGACCCCAAAGGAATCAG GGGACTGAGAGGTGTGGCACCACCAGGCCTCCCAGGGCACTGGGGCCAAACCCGATGCCAG CTTCTGCTGACCCAGTTCTGAAGCGGCAGCCTGAAGAGCAAGGCCAAAAGCCCTCCTTGACACAGGCACTGGCAGGCCTGGAGACAG GACCTCCATCTCTTATCATACATGACAGCCAAGGGGTACAGATTGGAAACAGCAACTACTTGGTTATACAGGGCCTGACACCATGGGGCATGGATTGGAACCAGCAGCATCATGCACCCCAATGA
- the RIPK3 gene encoding receptor-interacting serine/threonine-protein kinase 3 isoform X3: MAQRCLSLPGVHRGIGEPEVRRRRRVRCSVPSATQDLGSRRGGQDREHCREAISREVKAMAGLRSQHVLVLMGVVEKLEWEYLSGPALVTEFMENGSLEGLLQPGCPRPWPFLCRLLRELVLGMCYLHSQNPVLLHRDLKPSNVLLDSDLHAKLADFGLSTFQGGSQSVVGSGESGGTPAYLAPELLANVNQKASMASDVYSFGILMWSVLAGRGAKIVAQTSLAQEAVCERQTRPPLTELPQPGPETPALEGLIELMQLCWSHEPKDRPSFQECRLNTNEAFHLVKEEADAAVTLVKNFLSEHRGTNRTLSALEPSPGGIETDSSTATTESHDSMVSGMNNLNLKELPNSVPEKCANLPERIRAHREKVKQAQKAGTPSESTLQLPQTPEISPFRNQKAGPTSAWFPGPGPQRNQGTERCGTTRPPRALGPNPMPASADPVLKRQPEEQGQKPSLTQALAGLETGPPSLIIHDSQGVQIGNSNYLVIQGLTPWGMDWNQQHHAPQ, translated from the exons ATG GCCCAGCGGTGCCTCAGCCTCCCTGGTGTCCATCGAGGAATTGGAGAACCCGAAGTTCGTCGGCGAAGGCGGGTTCGGTGCAGTGTTCCGAGCGCAACACAGGACCTGGGGTCACGACGTGGCGGTCAAGATCGTGAGCAC TGTAGGGAAGCGATATCCAGGGAGGTGAAGGCCATGGCAGGTTTGCGTAGCCAGCACGTGCTGGTCCTGATGGGGGTCGTGGAGAAGCTGGAGTGGGAATACCTGTCGGGGCCGGCTCTGGTGACTGAATTCATGGAAAACGGTTCCCTGGAGGGGCTGCTGCAGCCCGGGTGCCCTCGGCCCTGGCCATTCCTCTGCCGCCTGCTGCGGGAGTTGGTGCTGGGAATGTGTTACCTACACAGCCAGAACCCTGTACTTCTGCACCGGGACCTCAAGCCCTCCAACGTCCTGCTGGATTCAGACCTGCACGCCAAG ctggcagATTTTGGCTTGTCCACGTTTCAGGGGGGCTCACAGTCCGTGGTAGGATCTGGGGAGTCAGGAGGCACTCCAGCCTACTTGGCCCCAGAACTTCTGGCTAATGTAAACCAGAAGGCCTCCATGGCCAGTGATGTCTATAG CTTCGGGATCCTAATGTGGTCAGTGCTAGCTGGAAGAGGAGCTAAGA TAGTGGCCCAGACATCACTGGCGCAGGAAGCAGTGTGTGAGAGGCAGACCCGGCCCCCACTGACTGAGCTGCCCCAGCCTGGGCCTGAGACTCCTGCTTTGGAAGGACTAATTGAGTTAATGCAGCTCTGCTGGAGCCATGAGCCCAAGGACAGGCCCTCCTTCCAAG AGTGCCGACTAAACACCAACGAAGCCTTCCATCTGGTAAAGGAGGAGGCAGATGCTGCAGTCACCTTG GTAAAGAACTTCCTGTCTGAGCACAGAGGCACCAACAGGACATTATCTGCCCTAGAGCCCAGCCCAGGAGGGATAGAAACAGATAGTTCCACTGCAACCACAGAAAGCCATGATTCCATGGTCTCTGGGATGAACAACCTAAATCTGAAAGAACTCCCCAACTCTGTTCCTGAAAAATGTGCAAACCTTCCTGAGAGGATCAGAGCACACAGAGAGAAGGTAAAGCAGGCCCAGAAAGCAGGGACACCTTCAGAATCAACACTccaacttccccaaactccaGAGATCTCACCTTTCAGAAACCAGAAGGCTGGCCCCACCTCAGCTTGGTTCCCAGGTCCTGGACCCCAAAGGAATCAG GGGACTGAGAGGTGTGGCACCACCAGGCCTCCCAGGGCACTGGGGCCAAACCCGATGCCAG CTTCTGCTGACCCAGTTCTGAAGCGGCAGCCTGAAGAGCAAGGCCAAAAGCCCTCCTTGACACAGGCACTGGCAGGCCTGGAGACAG GACCTCCATCTCTTATCATACATGACAGCCAAGGGGTACAGATTGGAAACAGCAACTACTTGGTTATACAGGGCCTGACACCATGGGGCATGGATTGGAACCAGCAGCATCATGCACCCCAATGA
- the RIPK3 gene encoding receptor-interacting serine/threonine-protein kinase 3 isoform X1, whose protein sequence is MAGGWTRPLPQAQRCLSLPGVHRGIGEPEVRRRRRVRCSVPSATQDLGSRRGGQDREHCREAISREVKAMAGLRSQHVLVLMGVVEKLEWEYLSGPALVTEFMENGSLEGLLQPGCPRPWPFLCRLLRELVLGMCYLHSQNPVLLHRDLKPSNVLLDSDLHAKLADFGLSTFQGGSQSVVGSGESGGTPAYLAPELLANVNQKASMASDVYSFGILMWSVLAGRGAKIVAQTSLAQEAVCERQTRPPLTELPQPGPETPALEGLIELMQLCWSHEPKDRPSFQECRLNTNEAFHLVKEEADAAVTLVKNFLSEHRGTNRTLSALEPSPGGIETDSSTATTESHDSMVSGMNNLNLKELPNSVPEKCANLPERIRAHREKVKQAQKAGTPSESTLQLPQTPEISPFRNQKAGPTSAWFPGPGPQRNQGTERCGTTRPPRALGPNPMPASADPVLKRQPEEQGQKPSLTQALAGLETGPPSLIIHDSQGVQIGNSNYLVIQGLTPWGMDWNQQHHAPQ, encoded by the exons ATGGCCGGCGGGTGGACGAGGCCCCTCCCTCAGGCCCAGCGGTGCCTCAGCCTCCCTGGTGTCCATCGAGGAATTGGAGAACCCGAAGTTCGTCGGCGAAGGCGGGTTCGGTGCAGTGTTCCGAGCGCAACACAGGACCTGGGGTCACGACGTGGCGGTCAAGATCGTGAGCAC TGTAGGGAAGCGATATCCAGGGAGGTGAAGGCCATGGCAGGTTTGCGTAGCCAGCACGTGCTGGTCCTGATGGGGGTCGTGGAGAAGCTGGAGTGGGAATACCTGTCGGGGCCGGCTCTGGTGACTGAATTCATGGAAAACGGTTCCCTGGAGGGGCTGCTGCAGCCCGGGTGCCCTCGGCCCTGGCCATTCCTCTGCCGCCTGCTGCGGGAGTTGGTGCTGGGAATGTGTTACCTACACAGCCAGAACCCTGTACTTCTGCACCGGGACCTCAAGCCCTCCAACGTCCTGCTGGATTCAGACCTGCACGCCAAG ctggcagATTTTGGCTTGTCCACGTTTCAGGGGGGCTCACAGTCCGTGGTAGGATCTGGGGAGTCAGGAGGCACTCCAGCCTACTTGGCCCCAGAACTTCTGGCTAATGTAAACCAGAAGGCCTCCATGGCCAGTGATGTCTATAG CTTCGGGATCCTAATGTGGTCAGTGCTAGCTGGAAGAGGAGCTAAGA TAGTGGCCCAGACATCACTGGCGCAGGAAGCAGTGTGTGAGAGGCAGACCCGGCCCCCACTGACTGAGCTGCCCCAGCCTGGGCCTGAGACTCCTGCTTTGGAAGGACTAATTGAGTTAATGCAGCTCTGCTGGAGCCATGAGCCCAAGGACAGGCCCTCCTTCCAAG AGTGCCGACTAAACACCAACGAAGCCTTCCATCTGGTAAAGGAGGAGGCAGATGCTGCAGTCACCTTG GTAAAGAACTTCCTGTCTGAGCACAGAGGCACCAACAGGACATTATCTGCCCTAGAGCCCAGCCCAGGAGGGATAGAAACAGATAGTTCCACTGCAACCACAGAAAGCCATGATTCCATGGTCTCTGGGATGAACAACCTAAATCTGAAAGAACTCCCCAACTCTGTTCCTGAAAAATGTGCAAACCTTCCTGAGAGGATCAGAGCACACAGAGAGAAGGTAAAGCAGGCCCAGAAAGCAGGGACACCTTCAGAATCAACACTccaacttccccaaactccaGAGATCTCACCTTTCAGAAACCAGAAGGCTGGCCCCACCTCAGCTTGGTTCCCAGGTCCTGGACCCCAAAGGAATCAG GGGACTGAGAGGTGTGGCACCACCAGGCCTCCCAGGGCACTGGGGCCAAACCCGATGCCAG CTTCTGCTGACCCAGTTCTGAAGCGGCAGCCTGAAGAGCAAGGCCAAAAGCCCTCCTTGACACAGGCACTGGCAGGCCTGGAGACAG GACCTCCATCTCTTATCATACATGACAGCCAAGGGGTACAGATTGGAAACAGCAACTACTTGGTTATACAGGGCCTGACACCATGGGGCATGGATTGGAACCAGCAGCATCATGCACCCCAATGA